A genome region from Calliopsis andreniformis isolate RMS-2024a chromosome 2, iyCalAndr_principal, whole genome shotgun sequence includes the following:
- the Fw gene encoding CUB and Sushi multiple domains furrowed, which produces MTREILLSLLGILVVGAEGLKCGHPAVPMNAKVSLSDETLETGSLATYTCDPGYELFGSGSLTCNARGKWQGDLPFCGTNVAFRKPTNQSTTVRGGDASHGNDGDSSTEHDGKRCTETQSEPSPWWKVNLLRSYSVKVVRVTTRGCCGHQPLQDIEIRVGNSSVELQRNPLCAWFPGTIEEGITKTFVCARALVGQYVFLQLVGVEGSLSLCEVEVFAVDEFSTDRCASAGTPADADLAAFNSTCYEFVVKKGGSFQEARNYCRARGGDLVHGFKGASPVYILNNLERRKDKLKTQLVWIGAQKEPLITARTWRWVDGEVVQKPSWGKDQPNNYNGEQNCVVLDGGRNWLWNDVGCNLDYLHWICQSRPPTCGSPEKSENTTIVGTKRTIGSTIDYVCPDGYMLIGITSRTCEPSGFWSGEPPSCKFVDCGSLPELENGAITLVDKRTTHGALADYACKENYTLLGDARRRCGDGGIWSGHQPQCLFDWCPEPPQINGGVVSLTGRRAGSTATYSCQNGFILFGDNVLTCDVGGEWSGKAPQCRFVDCGAPAQIEFGSVSLLNGTTTVKSLALYTCQEDYWLVGEAKQECTKEGKWSHDTPSCDLITCEEPEVPTGSYVVGYDLNVHSAIEYHCDAGYLLQGEARHTCGKDGEWTGDVPTCEYVDCGKVLPVLNGAVEYANGTTHLGSEITYSCTRNYRLNGVSRRYCLDNGQWSDATPKCEEIRCPEPVYAEHGILSVTGNDRMYGRTLIRTGTPENSNTGATSYKIGALAKYRCERGYKVVGEPLSTCEDNGKWSGEVPRCVYVDCGKPEQIQHGRYTLTSNATYYGAAALYECDSNFELDGFARRLCLENGTWSSDTPVCKEIRCKDPEKEGVLSTQVSTHSVGGVAHYSCPRGYYMEGNETRICLQNGSWSGSIPACFSVECKHPGPIENGRVIVVNGTTTYGGTAEYHCLPQYERAGPFLRKCLDTGSWSGEEPRCELMLNEVAEAQGVGTSVGIGAGVIIFILIILGLVYLRLRKATPVKNTENVQAAERKEDQNAAVMSYATLNDGTPNTMYENVPEDGLYDSPYSLSGSTYGYGTNMRRAYGRSGHYEAEPVSSRNGITINGVSVR; this is translated from the exons ATGACGCGAGAGATTCTCCTGTCCCTTTTGGGGATCCTCGTCGTGGGTGCAGAAG GATTGAAGTGCGGTCATCCAGCGGTGCCGATGAACGCCAAGGTGTCGTTGTCCGATGAGACGTTAGAAACTGGCAGTTTGGCAACGTACACCTGCGATCCCGGATATGAGTTATTTGG CAGCGGCAGCCTGACGTGCAACGCCCGAGGGAAATGGCAAGGAGACCTACCATTTTGCG GTACGAATGTTGCTTTCCGCAAACCAACAAATCAGTCGACGACTGTGCGAGGCGGGGATGCCAGTCACGGGAACGATGGCGATTCGAGTACAGAACATGACGGGAAAAGGTGCACGGAGACTCAAAGTGAGCCTAGTCCTTGGTGGAAGGTCAACCTTCTGAGGTCGTACTCGGTGAAGGTTGTTCGAGTGACAACCAGAGGCTGCTGCG GTCACCAGCCCTTGCAAGACATCGAGATTCGCGTTGGTAACAGCAGCGTGGAATTACAACGGAACCCTCTGTGCGCCTGGTTCCCTGGCACGATCG AGGAGGGAATTACGAAGACTTTTGTGTGCGCCAGAGCCCTGGTCGGGCAATACGTGTTCCTGCAGCTAGTCGGAGTCGAGGGTAGCCTGAGCCTTTGCGAGGTAGAAGTATTCGCTGTTGACG AGTTCTCGACGGACAGGTGCGCCTCTGCTGGCACTCCTGCTGACGCAGACCTAGCTGCCTTTAATTCCACCTGTTACGAATTCGTGGTGAAGAAGGGAGGTTCCTTTCAGGAAGCAAGGAATTACTGTCGGGCGAGAGGCGGTGACCTTGTTCACGGCTTCAAG GGTGCATCGCCAGTATACATATTGAACAATCTTGAAAGACGGAAGGATAAACTGAAAACGCAGCTGGTTTGGATAGGCGCGCAGAAGGAGCCGCTGATAACGGCGCGAACATGGCGATGGGTTGACG GCGAAGTCGTGCAGAAGCCATCCTGGGGAAAAGATCAACCAAACAATTATAACGGCGAACAAAATTGCGTGGTGCTGGATGGCGGACGTAACTGGCTCTGGAACGACGTTGGCTGCAATCTCGATTACCTACATTGGATATGCCAAAGCA GACCGCCAACCTGTGGTAGTCCAGAGAAATCAGAAAACACGACGATAGTGGGGACGAAGAGGACCATAGGATCCACGATCGATTACGTTTGTCCAGACGGGTACATGCTGATTGGCATAACGAGCAGAACGTGCGAGCCAAGCGGATTTTGGAGCGGCGAGCCGCCCTCGTGCAAAT TCGTTGACTGCGGCTCCCTGCCTGAACTGGAGAACGGCGCGATCACGCTCGTCGATAAAAGGACGACTCACGGTGCCCTCGCCGATTACGCGTGCAAGGAGAATTACACGCTGCTGGGTGATGCCAGACGTAGGTGCGGTGATGGGGGTATCTGGAGTGGTCATCAACCTCAGTGTTTAT TTGACTGGTGTCCAGAACCACCTCAAATCAACGGCGGAGTGGTGTCTCTTACTGGCAGAAGAGCGGGCTCGACTGCCACTTACTCCTGCCAGAATGGCTTCATTTTATTTGGCGATAAC GTTCTTACGTGCGACGTCGGCGGCGAGTGGTCGGGCAAGGCACCCCAATGTCGATTCGTCGATTGCGGGGCACCAGCTCAAATCGAATTCGGCTCCGTGTCCTTACTTAACGGCACCACTACTGTCAAAAGTCTCGCGTTGTACACATGCCAAGAGGATTACTGGCTGGTTGGCGAAGCGAAACAGGAATGCACCAAAGAAGGGAAATGGAGCCACGATACGCCCTCCTGCGATT TGATTACGTGCGAGGAGCCAGAAGTGCCGACAGGAAGCTACGTTGTTGGTTACGACTTGAACGTCCACAGTGCCATCGAATACCATTGCGACGCAGGGTATTTGCTTCAAGGTGAGGCCAGGCATACCTGCGGAAAAGACGGTGAATGGACAGGAGATGTACCCACTTGTGAAT ACGTTGACTGCGGGAAAGTTCTGCCTGTCTTGAATGGTGCTGTGGAGTACGCGAATGGGACGACTCACCTCGGAAGCGAGATAACTTACAGCTGCACGAGGAACTACAGACTGAATGGGGTGTCTAGGCGATACTGCTTAGATAATGGTCAATGGAGCGACGCGACTCCAAAGTGCGAAG AAATTCGCTGCCCTGAGCCTGTTTACGCGGAACATGGTATTTTATCGGTGACAGGGAACGACCGGATGTATGGAAGAACGTTGATTCGTACTGGTACCCCAGAGAACTCTAACACAGGCGCGACTTCGTATAAAATTGGCGCCTTAGCGAAGTATCGATGTGAAAGAGGGTACAAGGTTGTCGGTGAGCCTCTGTCCACTTGTGAAGACAATGGAAAGTGGAGCGGCGAGGTTCCACGATGTGTTT ACGTCGACTGCGGGAAACCAGAGCAGATTCAACACGGACGATACACACTGACGTCGAATGCTACTTATTATGGAGCAGCTGCTCTCTACGAGTGTGACAGTAATTTCGAACTGGATGGATTTGCCAGGAGACTGTGTCTGGAAAATGGCACCTGGAGCAGCGACACTCCTGTCTGCAAAG AAATCAGGTGCAAGGACCCTGAGAAAGAGGGGGTGCTTTCCACCCAAGTTTCGACCCACAGCGTGGGTGGAGTGGCTCACTATAGCTGTCCACGTGGATACTACATGGAAGGAAATGAAACCAGAATCTGCTTGCAGAACGGATCCTGGAGTGGCAGCATACCTGCTTGCTTCT CCGTCGAGTGCAAGCATCCAGGACCTATAGAAAACGGAAGAGTGATAGTGGTGAACGGAACCACAACGTATGGTGGAACCGCAGAGTATCACTGCTTGCCACAATACGAGAGAGCTGGCCCATTTCTGAGAAAGTGTTTAGATACTGGCTCGTGGAGTGGAGAGGAACCCAGATGCGAGT TAATGCTGAACGAAGTGGCGGAAGCGCAAGGCGTGGGCACCAGCGTTGGCATCGGTGCTGGAGTAatcatatttatattaattattctTGGACTCGTTTACTTAAGACT GAGAAAGGCTACCCCCGTGAAGAATACGGAAAACGTTCAAGCAGCTGAGAGAAAGGAGGATCAGAATGCAGCTGTGATGTCTTACGCCACTCTCAACGATGGAACACCTAATACCATGTACGAAAATGTTCCAGAAGACGGGCTTTACGATAGCCCTTACAGCTTAAGTGGAAGTACTTACGG GTATGGCACGAATATGAGAAGAGCCTACGGTAGATCAGGTCACTACGAAGCAGAACCAGTTTCAAGTAGAAATGGTATCACTATAAACGGGGTGTCTGTGCGATAG
- the Sqh gene encoding myosin regulatory light chain sqh: MSSRKTARRATTKKRAQRATSNVFAMFDQAQIAEFKEAFNMIDQNHDGFIDKEDLHDMLASLGKNPTDDYLEGMMNEAPGPINFTMFLTLFGERLQGTDPEDVIKNAFGCFDEENTGHINEERLRELLTTMGDRFTDDDVDEMYREAPIKGSMFDYIEFTRILKHGAKDKDEQ, from the exons ATGTCTTCCCGTAAAACAGCTCGTCGTGCGACGACAAAGAAGCGTGCACAGCGCGCCACCTCGAACGTCTTCGCGATGTTCGACCAAGCTCAAATTGCCGAATTTAAAGAAGCTTTTAACATGATCGATCAAAATCATGATGGTTTCATCGACAAAGAAGATCTTCATGATATGCTTGCCTCTTTAG GCAAAAATCCTACAGATGATTATCTGGAGGGTATGATGAACGAGGCTCCAGGGCCAATTAACTTTACAATGTTTTTAACCTTGTTTGGAGAAAGGCTTCAAGGTACAGACCCAGAAGATGTAATAAAGAATGCTTTTGGCTGTTTTGATGAGGAGAATACTGGGCATATTAACGAGGAACGCCTTCGTGAATTACTTACAACAATGGGAGATAG ATTTACGGACGATGATGTAGACGAAATGTATCGCGAAGCGCCAATCAAAGGATCGATGTTCGATTACATAGAATTCACACGAATTTTGAAGCACGGAGCTAAAGACAAGGACGAGCAGTGA